The DNA region GCGTCTCGCTCGCAATGACATGCACAGATTCTATCCATGAACCAAAATTTTATACCACCAACTCTACTTCAATTATATCCCATTTGCGTCTGGTGTAAACCCCGGGATGAGGGGGGTGTAAAAACTTGCCCGCAAGTTTTATTTTACTCCCCTCTGTTCCCCCGAAATCGGGAGGAAGTATCAAAATAGGACCCATGCAAGTGATGGTGTCATTAGAACAAATTAGAGGTCCTGGGGCGATGGGCCACGTTCCAGGCGACCAACAACATCCCGACCAGAATGAGGATGAGCGGCGCAACCAGTTCAACCAACCCCAACCACGGCCAGGAAACGGTGGCCGCCAGGATACCCGTCATTGTTAAAAACCCGGCCCCGGCCAGGCCGCACAGAATCAAACCGGCCACAAATAAGCCTGCCCTACGTTTGAAGAGGGCCACCGCCACCAGGGCTAAACCCACGGCCAACGGTTCCACCGTCCACAACACCGACCACGATTCCCACAGGCCGGTGAGGGCGCAAAATTGCAGCACCAACCCGTTTAAACCAATGATAACGGCCGGCACAATCAACCAGATAGAGCCTATGTAAATAGCGGCAAATAGGAAACCCAGGGCCACACTGATCACTTCCAGGGGCCAGAGCCACGCCCAGAGATGCCACCAGTTAAAAAAACTGGTTCCCAGCAGAATAGTGCCGGTGGTCAAGATTGGGAGGCCCGGAATGAGGAGACCACCCAGCCCGCGCCAGCCGCGCACCAGCACCGGGATCAGCACCAATAACCAGCCCAGCCCAATCACAATCAGGGGCCACAGCCGGCCCACCGTCCATGTCCAAAAATTAATTCCCACCGACGGCAATATTATATTTACCACCAAAGCCAACGCACCCAACAAAATCAGGCTTACGCCCACCACACTTGAAAATCGCTTTTCCATTTTTATGCCTCCTGTAATCCATTTTGCTCAAAAATAGTGAAACTCTCAAGGTCATTAACACGTTACCATATTCGCCGTTGGCTTGCCTATCTAACAGCTAACACCCTGCTATAAAGATGCGGTTAGGTTGAAGCCAACAACTTTAGCCAGTAAACAGATTTGATGTTAATATTAGAACTTACGCAGTTGAGCGTTTGAATGTCATTTCGAGCGACGACAGGAGCGAGAAATCTCCAGACAGGCTGTTTGCAGGCATAGTTTTCTAGGGATTTCTCAGGCTTCGCCTTCGAAATGACATGAACTGCGTAAGTCATAAATATAATCATTCGTTGAGACATTCCAGAGGTGACAGTCACTTACAAAGTGACTGTCACCTTTCTGAGGGAGATTTTATGACAACCCACACGCTTCATCTGGAAACACCCATGTTTGAAAACCCGGCCATCAACCAACGGCTGGGCAAACGCATATTTTTAAAGATGGACTGCTACCAACCCGTCGGTTCCTTTAAAATCCGGGGCATTGGCGCGCTGTGCCAACAAGCGGTGCGGTCGGGTTTCAGTCACCTGGTTTGTTCATCGGGGGGAAATGCGGGGTATGCCGCCGCTTATGCCGGGCGAAGGTTGCACACAAAGGTTACCGTGGTGGTGCCGGAAACCACCTCCGAAACCGCCAAAAACCGCATCCGGGCCGAAGGGGCCGAGGTGATCATCCGGGGCCGGGCCTGGGATGAAGCCAATACGTATGCGTTGGAACTGGTCAAAAAAGTCAACGGCGCTTACATCCATCCCTTTGAAAATCCCACTATTTGGGATGGCCACGCCTCGCTGATTGATGAGGTTAAACGGCAATGCCCCAAGCCGGACGTGGTGGTGGTGTCGGTCGGCGGGGGAGGTTTGTTGTGCGGCATTTTGGAGGGACTGCATCGCAACGGCTGGGGCAATGTGCCCGTGCTGGCCGTGGAAACCGAGGGAGCCAATTCTTTGGCCGCCTCGGTGGAAGCGGGGCAATTGATCACCCTGCCCCAAATCAACTCCATTGCTACCACCCTGGGGGCCAAAACCGTGACTCCCAAGTTAATGGAATGGGTGCAAAAGCACGACATCCGGCCCCTGGTTGTTGCCGACAAAACCGCGGTGGCGGCCTGTCTGCGTTTTGCCGATGACCTGCGGGTGGTGGTGGAACCGGCCTGCGGCGCATCGCTATCGGTGCTGTATGAGCACGCCGACGTGCTGGCTGATTTTGAGTCGGTGTTGATGGTGGTGTGTGGTGGGGCGGGCGTTTCGATAGAGCAGTTGTGGGAGTGGGAGCTGAGGCTCTAACTCACCGCCGCTCCCGTTGGGGTCGCCTGGATTCTCATCCTGGCCGAAAACAAGTCATTTATTGGGCCGGGTAATTAAGGTTTGCCCACATCTCCAGGCCAAAATTATAATAATCCAGGGCGGCATTGTAAAACCACGGCCAGATGAGCATGAGGATCAGCCCAATCATGCCTGCTCCTCCCACCCACAAGAGCATCCCTAAAAAGCGGGCCAGCCGACACGAGAAATTACCCCGCCCGGCCATCACAATGGCAAACCAGACGGTCACAATAACCAGGAGCGGTTCCAGGGGCCACAAAAAATCCCAGTGATTCCAATTGTCGGTGAGGGAGTAATAGGTGAACAGGACCCCATTGCCCGCAATAATGCCAATGGGGATCAGCAGCCAGATAGAGCCGGAAGCCAGCATGACCATACACAAGGCCATGCCCACCAAAAGCAACTGCACGGGCCAGCCAATTTCATAAATTTCCCACCGATCGGTTACACCGGCTATCCAGAGAATAACCAGGTTAGCCACAATGATCAGGGTCAGCCCGCTCAGAATAGATTGGCCGATGCCCCCACAACAGCCCGGCCCACACTCTGCGGCGGCTTTCTGACGGGCTTGCTTGCGGGCCGCGCGCTCCGCTTTGCGTATGGTTCGCCTTTGTTTGGGGGAAACGTATTCCGACTCAAGGGAGGACCGTTCTCCCCGCAGGTGGGCCAGGCGTTCTTCAAGCCGCCGGCTCAACGCCGCGTCTGCGTGGCCAAGCGCGGCCTGATCCGCCAGGGATTCGCCTGAAGCGGAGGCCCTTTGTTTGGCGGCCCGCTTTTTCTGGAGTTTCTGCTGTTCCTCCTCGGCTGCTTCGCGCAGGGCCTGGGTTGCTTCGCCCATTCCTATCCGCGCCATCCCCCACACGGCGCTCATTAGTTCTTTGAATGATCCCTCATGCGCCTGTTTATCATGCTCTTTTTTTGCTTCAAACGCCGAAAGGGCCGCGTCCAATCGTTCGCCTAACGAGGCGTCGGTGTCGTCGTCGGCAAAGTCGGCCTCGGCCAGTTTTTCGCGGGCCGTGCCGGAGAAAATGGCCACCGCCTCTGCCGGCGCGTCGGCCGTGGTAAAGGAGAGCGGCAGGGAAATGCGGTCGGGCAGGTCCAGCAGGGCCTCATCGGCGGCCTCGCGCAAAGCCCGGGCCATCTCTGCGGCGCTTTGATAGCGATCGGCCGGGTTTTTGGCCAGCGCTTTGAGAACCACCCGCTCAAAGGGTTCGGGGATAGCCTGATTGATTTTGCGCGGCAGCGGCAAGGGGTCGTTGAGGTGTTTCATCAACACGGCCAGGGGCGTGTCGGCTTCAAAGGGGGTGCGATTGGTCAGCATTTCGTAAAACACAATGCCCAATGAGTAAATGTCGCTACGGGCGTCGCTGTGGCCTTCAAAGCCTTGCTCCGGGGCCATGTAATTGAGGGTGCCCATCAACGCCCCGGAGGCCGTGTAATTGGTGCCGCCAATGATCTGGGCAATGCCAAAATCGGCCAGCACCGCCTGGCCGCGCCGGGTGAGCAGAATATTGGCCGGTTTGATGTCGCGGTGAATCATGCCTTCGCTGTGGGCGTAGGCCAGGCCGTCGAGCACGTCCAGCAAAATGCGAACCATTTCGCCCCAGGGCATTTGTTCGCCGCGCCGGTGATAATCGGTCAACCGCACTTTGAGCGTATCGCCCCCCAGCAGTTCTAAGACGATGTAGTAGAGTTCGTCTTGCACGTCAAAGTCGTACACCTGGACAATGTTGGGATGGCGCAAGGTGGCCACGGCCTGCGCCTCCCGCCGGAAGCGAGCCAGGAATTCTTGGTCTTCCACCAGATCGGAGCGCAACACTTTAACGGCCACGTAGCGGTCAAGCTGGGGGTGGTAGGCCCGGTAAACCCGCGCCATTCCCCCCCTGCCCAGCGGTTCCAGAATTTGATATTTGCCGAGGGTTTGTCCTTCTAAAGAAACAGAGGCCACTGCACTTTCTCCTCTATCTAAACTCGTTTCAATCCGCGGATGATTATACCGGATAATTTGGGGGCCGGCTGAAGTTTATACCAGTATAATACCAACCCGGGGATTGTTCAATTTTGGTTATTGATACGCCAAACTCTGGCGCACGCTGATGCGCGTGGCGCTGCGGGCCGGCACCATTGAAGCCAGAACCGAGATTATCAAAACGATGGCCAACCAGATGAACAGCGCTTTAACATTATACTGATAGTCCATATCAATGCTGAACATGATCTGCCCCACCGCATTGGACAGGGGTTTGCCCAGAACAAACGAGAGGGGCACCACCAGCAGCCAACTCATCAATCCTTGCAGAACACCTTCCAGCACAAACAGGTTCATAATGGTGTAAGTGCGCGCCCCAATGGTGCGCATTACGCCTATTTCCCGGGTCCGTTCAACCACGCCAATAGAGAGCGCGCCCATTAAACCAATGCCGCCCACAATGGCCATGATAATGGCCACAACTAACATCATGGAGATTGTAA from Anaerolineae bacterium includes:
- a CDS encoding pyridoxal-phosphate dependent enzyme, whose amino-acid sequence is MTTHTLHLETPMFENPAINQRLGKRIFLKMDCYQPVGSFKIRGIGALCQQAVRSGFSHLVCSSGGNAGYAAAYAGRRLHTKVTVVVPETTSETAKNRIRAEGAEVIIRGRAWDEANTYALELVKKVNGAYIHPFENPTIWDGHASLIDEVKRQCPKPDVVVVSVGGGGLLCGILEGLHRNGWGNVPVLAVETEGANSLAASVEAGQLITLPQINSIATTLGAKTVTPKLMEWVQKHDIRPLVVADKTAVAACLRFADDLRVVVEPACGASLSVLYEHADVLADFESVLMVVCGGAGVSIEQLWEWELRL
- a CDS encoding protein kinase, with protein sequence MASVSLEGQTLGKYQILEPLGRGGMARVYRAYHPQLDRYVAVKVLRSDLVEDQEFLARFRREAQAVATLRHPNIVQVYDFDVQDELYYIVLELLGGDTLKVRLTDYHRRGEQMPWGEMVRILLDVLDGLAYAHSEGMIHRDIKPANILLTRRGQAVLADFGIAQIIGGTNYTASGALMGTLNYMAPEQGFEGHSDARSDIYSLGIVFYEMLTNRTPFEADTPLAVLMKHLNDPLPLPRKINQAIPEPFERVVLKALAKNPADRYQSAAEMARALREAADEALLDLPDRISLPLSFTTADAPAEAVAIFSGTAREKLAEADFADDDTDASLGERLDAALSAFEAKKEHDKQAHEGSFKELMSAVWGMARIGMGEATQALREAAEEEQQKLQKKRAAKQRASASGESLADQAALGHADAALSRRLEERLAHLRGERSSLESEYVSPKQRRTIRKAERAARKQARQKAAAECGPGCCGGIGQSILSGLTLIIVANLVILWIAGVTDRWEIYEIGWPVQLLLVGMALCMVMLASGSIWLLIPIGIIAGNGVLFTYYSLTDNWNHWDFLWPLEPLLVIVTVWFAIVMAGRGNFSCRLARFLGMLLWVGGAGMIGLILMLIWPWFYNAALDYYNFGLEMWANLNYPAQ